From Shewanella acanthi:
AAGCTGACAACATAGTCAGATAAATCACCCTACTTTAAGTGCACTTTACGGTTGAAATACCTGCCACTGTTTCTGGTTTGGAGGCTATTTCTGGGTACAGATCCAATCAATTTGTAGTTCAGCAAAACCGAAAGTTAATTTCACTGTCGTAAACTGTTTAAGGCGACTTTTCATGTTAGAACTGTTAGAACCTATTGCAATTTTTACTCATGTGGCCAGAGCCGGTAGTTTTAGTGCCGCCGCAAGAAGGCTTGGGATTTCTAAATCTAAAGTGAGCACGCAGGTAGCCGATCTCGAACATAGACTCGGGGTGCAGCTGATCCAGCGTACTACTCGAAGTTTAAGTCTGACAGAAGCGGGCCATTTACTTTATCTGCAAGGCGAGGAATTACTGCGTGATGCAGAACAAGCCATTGCAAGCGTTCATAATTTAAATGATGCTACTCGAGGTGTTTTGAAGGTGGGTATTTCCCAGTCCTTTGGTGCAATGCATATTATTCCTGCACTACCAGCTTTTATGGCAAAACATCCAGAGCTTGAGCTGCAAGTTAGTTTACTTGACCATAAAGTTGATGTTGTGAGTGAGGGTCTAGATTTGCTGCTCACGATGTCGGAGCAATTGCCCCTTGGTATGGTTGCAAGACCACTAATGAAAAGCCAATTTTTGCTGCTTGCTTCACCTGATTACATTGCAAAACATGGTGAACCGACGCGTCCTGAGCAATTAGTGGATCATAATTGTTTAGTCTATCAAGGTGAGTGGCACGAACACAGCATGTGGCAATTCAGAAAGGGTGATGACTACTGCGAAATCGGGGTAACGGGCAATTTCCGAGTCGATAATGCGCCAGCACTTAAAACCGCAGCTATTAGTGGGTTAGGGGTGGTTTATCTCGCTAGTTATTTAATGGAAGATGAAATTGCTAAGGGGACGTTAGTCCCCTTACTGCCGGATTGGCAGTTGACCCATCACTTGCCATTGCAGGCGGTTTATCCGCGCCGCAAACACTTAGCTCCTAAGGTGAGTGCCTTTATTGAATTCATTAAAGATCACATTGGTACTCCCCCATATTGGGACTTACCGTTTGAGGAAATATTCGCTAAACGTCAATAATACCGAAAACATTGTTCAGTATTTGCAGTTAATCTGATTGGGTAATCGTTGTTTGTGGTATTTTTTATTAATTTTCAACTGCTTGTTCCTAAGTTGTTTGGGTTTTTATATGGTTTTATTAGGGAGCTCTAAAACAGGTTTTTGGCTTGGTTGTTGATGTCTGTTCTCAAATGAATACAATGGCAGGCAGATGATTTGGGATGACTTGAATTCTATATCGTTACCGAAAATGACCCCTTTCGCGAATGGTATACAGGTCGGCACTAATGCAATTTCGAATCACAGCTAACGTTAGTTTTACCATTAATGTTGGCCTTTAAACCATCATCCTAGTTTTTGGTTTACCTCAGCCGTATGGCTGAGGTAATTTTTTTGAAGATGGTTTGGGGAATGAACACTTTTTAGTCGCTCTGTACCCTAAAAATCACACTGAGTATCAAGGTAGTACAGCTTGATGTCTCTACTATAGTGATCACAGTGAGGCGGGTTTTATTATCGATAGGGTAATAAATCCAACAAAAAAGCCACGAAATCGTGGCTTTTTTGTTGCTTATTCGGTTTTAGGTTTAGCTTAGTAAGCTAACCCTAAAACTTGGATGCTCAAGTTTTATTCACGCTAGCAATCCATTGATTAACTTGCTCTTCTAACACATCTAAAGGTAAAGCACCATTTGCCAGCACGAGAGTGTGGAAATCGCGAATATCAAACTTATCACCTAGTTGCGTCTGCGCCCGGT
This genomic window contains:
- a CDS encoding LysR family transcriptional regulator; this encodes MLELLEPIAIFTHVARAGSFSAAARRLGISKSKVSTQVADLEHRLGVQLIQRTTRSLSLTEAGHLLYLQGEELLRDAEQAIASVHNLNDATRGVLKVGISQSFGAMHIIPALPAFMAKHPELELQVSLLDHKVDVVSEGLDLLLTMSEQLPLGMVARPLMKSQFLLLASPDYIAKHGEPTRPEQLVDHNCLVYQGEWHEHSMWQFRKGDDYCEIGVTGNFRVDNAPALKTAAISGLGVVYLASYLMEDEIAKGTLVPLLPDWQLTHHLPLQAVYPRRKHLAPKVSAFIEFIKDHIGTPPYWDLPFEEIFAKRQ